One part of the Thiothrix nivea DSM 5205 genome encodes these proteins:
- a CDS encoding SdrD B-like domain-containing protein: MKVQPTQWSHLGLGVLLFASQVVNADISGKVFRDFNVNGVVDANEPGEADVVIKAFAPDGTEAASTNSDTVGSYVLALAGGTEYRLEFSWSNNALKPGAGGGTSVQFVQDGTSNVDFALSNPAQTIAPGAVPQIVTAVHSGSIHFGDEFVLATIPESAGSTSSTSMNAYMTPAPTVSAKETEIGAIWGVAHDRLHQRLLAGAFIKRFTRLVGNPTTIYSVPENGGVPSVWITLDSARTDPHGAAPDWSRDFDVIPSVGKEGLGDVDMAEDGKTVYTIDLKTRELVSIPVNADGSAGTPERIALPTTVGNCTDSNDLRPMGLGVRDGKVYVGSVCTAESTVSGLPIDSTAARKGDPGKLWA; the protein is encoded by the coding sequence ATGAAAGTACAGCCAACGCAATGGAGCCATTTGGGGCTTGGTGTCCTGCTATTCGCATCACAAGTTGTCAATGCGGATATTTCTGGTAAGGTTTTCCGTGATTTCAACGTCAACGGTGTAGTGGATGCCAATGAGCCGGGTGAAGCAGATGTCGTTATCAAGGCATTTGCGCCGGACGGTACAGAAGCTGCTTCCACCAATTCAGATACGGTCGGTTCCTATGTATTGGCGCTGGCAGGCGGCACAGAGTATCGCCTTGAATTTTCCTGGAGCAATAATGCCCTTAAACCGGGTGCGGGTGGCGGTACTTCTGTACAGTTTGTGCAAGATGGCACAAGCAATGTCGACTTTGCGCTGAGCAATCCGGCGCAGACCATCGCGCCCGGTGCAGTCCCACAGATTGTAACCGCAGTACACAGTGGCAGCATTCATTTTGGTGATGAATTTGTCTTGGCCACAATCCCAGAATCAGCGGGCTCTACCAGTTCGACCAGCATGAATGCCTATATGACGCCAGCTCCGACCGTTTCGGCGAAGGAAACGGAAATTGGTGCAATCTGGGGTGTGGCGCATGACCGTTTACATCAGCGGCTATTGGCTGGGGCATTTATCAAACGTTTTACACGTCTGGTAGGCAATCCGACCACCATTTACAGCGTTCCGGAAAATGGTGGCGTACCGAGTGTTTGGATCACGCTGGATAGTGCGCGGACTGACCCGCATGGGGCAGCGCCAGACTGGAGCCGGGATTTTGATGTTATCCCAAGCGTCGGTAAAGAGGGTCTGGGCGATGTCGATATGGCTGAAGATGGTAAAACGGTTTATACCATTGACCTGAAAACACGTGAATTGGTCAGCATTCCTGTCAATGCCGATGGGAGTGCCGGAACTCCTGAGCGTATTGCATTGCCGACAACCGTGGGGAATTGTACCGATAGCAATGATTTACGCCCTATGGGTTTGGGGGTGCGTGACGGTAAAGTTTATGTAGGGAGCGTGTGTACGGCTGAATCGACAGTCAGT